Proteins encoded within one genomic window of Micromonospora halotolerans:
- a CDS encoding ABC transporter ATP-binding protein — MLIRLLRTHLRPYRRLLAAVVAFQFVGTMASLYLPSLNADIIDRGVAVGDTDQIMRTGGWMLLVSLLQISCSIIAVYLGAKTAMGFGRDVRAGIFAHVNSFSAREVARFGAPSLITRNTNDVQQVQMLVLMSCTMLVAAPIMSVGGVVMALQEDVGLSWLMLVCVPVLAIMLGLITRRMVPGFRLMQTRIDTVNRVLREQITGIRVVRAFVREPYETERFRVANTDLTATALRIGRLQALIFPVVMLVLNVSSVAVLWFGAERVDSGQIQVGALTAFLQYLMQILMAVMMATFMLMMVPRAAVCAERIVEVLDTDSSVVPPVEPMIAMTRRAELEFRRVSFQYPGASAPVLHDISFRASPGRTTAIIGSTGAGKTTLLTLIPRLVDPTAGAVLVDGVDVRLLEPDEVWRRIGLVPQRPYLFSGTVASNLRYGNPDATDAELWAALEIAQARDFVAEMPGGLEAPIAQGGTNVSGGQRQRLAIARALVRQPEIYLFDDSFSALDLGTDARLRAALKPVTADAVVVIVAQRVSTIIDADQIIVLEDGGVVGMGRHDDLLVTCPTYAEIVASQQTAEVTA, encoded by the coding sequence GTGCTGATCCGCCTGCTCCGTACCCACCTGCGCCCGTACCGGCGGTTGCTGGCCGCGGTGGTGGCCTTCCAGTTCGTCGGCACGATGGCGTCGCTCTACCTGCCGAGCCTCAACGCCGACATCATCGACCGGGGCGTGGCCGTCGGCGACACCGACCAGATCATGCGTACGGGCGGCTGGATGCTGCTCGTCAGCCTGCTCCAGATCTCCTGCTCGATCATCGCCGTCTACCTGGGCGCGAAGACCGCGATGGGCTTCGGCCGGGACGTCCGGGCCGGCATCTTCGCGCACGTCAACAGCTTCTCGGCCCGCGAGGTGGCTCGGTTCGGGGCGCCCTCGCTGATCACCCGGAACACCAACGACGTCCAGCAGGTGCAGATGCTGGTGTTGATGAGCTGCACCATGCTGGTCGCCGCGCCGATCATGAGCGTCGGCGGCGTGGTGATGGCGCTCCAGGAGGATGTGGGGCTCTCCTGGCTGATGCTGGTCTGCGTGCCGGTCCTGGCGATCATGCTCGGCCTGATCACCCGGCGCATGGTCCCCGGCTTCCGGCTCATGCAGACCCGGATCGACACGGTCAACCGGGTGCTGCGCGAACAGATCACCGGCATCCGGGTGGTCCGGGCCTTCGTCCGCGAGCCGTACGAGACCGAGCGCTTCCGGGTGGCGAACACCGACCTGACCGCGACCGCCCTGCGGATCGGCCGGCTCCAGGCGCTGATCTTCCCGGTGGTCATGCTGGTCCTCAACGTCTCCAGCGTCGCGGTGCTCTGGTTCGGCGCGGAACGGGTGGACTCCGGTCAGATCCAGGTCGGCGCGCTCACCGCCTTCCTGCAGTACCTGATGCAGATCCTCATGGCGGTCATGATGGCCACCTTCATGCTGATGATGGTGCCCCGGGCGGCGGTCTGCGCCGAGCGGATCGTCGAGGTGCTGGACACCGACTCGTCGGTGGTGCCGCCGGTCGAGCCGATGATCGCGATGACCCGCCGCGCGGAGCTGGAGTTCCGCCGGGTCTCCTTCCAGTACCCCGGGGCGAGCGCGCCGGTGCTGCACGACATCTCGTTCCGGGCCAGCCCCGGCCGGACCACGGCCATCATCGGCTCCACGGGCGCCGGCAAGACGACCCTGCTCACCCTGATCCCCCGGCTGGTCGACCCGACCGCCGGCGCCGTGCTGGTCGACGGGGTGGACGTGCGGCTGCTGGAACCCGACGAGGTGTGGCGCCGGATCGGGCTGGTGCCGCAGCGGCCGTACCTGTTCAGCGGCACCGTCGCCAGCAACCTCCGCTACGGCAACCCGGACGCGACCGACGCCGAACTGTGGGCGGCGCTGGAGATCGCCCAGGCCCGGGACTTCGTCGCGGAGATGCCGGGCGGCCTGGAGGCGCCGATCGCGCAGGGCGGCACGAACGTCTCCGGCGGCCAGCGGCAACGGCTCGCGATCGCCCGCGCGCTGGTCCGCCAGCCGGAGATCTACCTGTTCGACGATTCCTTCTCCGCGCTCGACCTCGGCACGGACGCCCGCCTGCGGGCCGCGCTGAAGCCGGTCACCGCGGACGCGGTGGTGGTGATCGTGGCGCAGCGGGTCTCCACGATCATCGACGCCGATCAGATCATCGTGCTCGAGGACGGGGGCGTCGTCGGAATGGGACGACATGACGACCTGCTGGTGACCTGCCCGACGTACGCCGAGATCGTGGCGTCCCAGCAGACCGCGGAGGTGACCGCGTGA
- a CDS encoding TetR/AcrR family transcriptional regulator, translating to MTQSRAYHHGDLRRALLDAAVEVMAESGPAALSLRDLARRADVSHAAPAHHFGDKAGLLTALAAQGFELLAEALRDAGDDLVDTGVAYVGFAVRHRAHFEVMFRPDLYRPDDPAVVAARTRAGELLRTGVARRTGRGPDVDALAAWSIVHGFATLWLSGALPSRVGPDPEAAARTVISRLFP from the coding sequence ATGACCCAGTCCCGCGCGTACCACCACGGCGACCTGCGCCGCGCCCTGCTCGACGCGGCGGTGGAGGTGATGGCCGAGTCCGGCCCGGCCGCGCTGAGCCTCCGCGACCTGGCCCGGCGGGCCGACGTCTCGCACGCCGCCCCCGCCCACCACTTCGGCGACAAGGCCGGGCTGCTCACCGCGCTCGCCGCGCAGGGCTTCGAGCTGCTGGCCGAGGCGCTGCGCGACGCCGGCGACGACCTCGTCGACACCGGGGTGGCGTACGTGGGGTTCGCGGTCCGGCACCGGGCGCACTTCGAGGTGATGTTCCGCCCCGACCTCTACCGCCCCGACGACCCGGCGGTGGTGGCCGCGCGGACCCGGGCCGGCGAGCTGCTGCGCACCGGCGTGGCCCGGCGCACCGGGCGAGGGCCGGACGTCGACGCGCTCGCGGCCTGGTCGATCGTGCACGGCTTCGCCACGCTCTGGCTCTCCGGCGCCCTGCCGTCCCGCGTCGGCCCCGACCCGGAGGCCGCCGCCCGCACCGTGATCAGCCGGCTCTTCCCCTGA
- the thrS gene encoding threonine--tRNA ligase, translated as MIDHRRLGRDLELFVSDPLAGAGLPIWLPAGAAARHAVEEYVRELERRAGYRHVYSPPLGKRELFELSGHLGYFADDMFPPMRLSADDEFVLRPALCPHHALVFRARGRSYRELPLRVAEIGGMYRAERSGVLGGLSRVRAISLNDAHNFCALEQVGDEVREILRLIREAHAALGVRPAGFRLSLRGPGEKYVGDDADWARAEELLRVALDGVDYHEGPGEAAFYGPKIDIQIVDAAGRESTISTIQLDFDKPERFDLSYTDADGRRKRPVMVHRSLVGSMERLFAYLIEVHAGAFPAWYAPVQLVLLPVDDGQAGEAVELARRAEAAGLRAEVDLAGSLGSRIRDAARRRVPYLGVIGPREAAEGAVSLRLRDGRGLDPMPVADALALVAGVVAARSADLLPPA; from the coding sequence ATGATCGACCACCGCAGGCTCGGCCGGGACCTGGAGCTGTTCGTCTCCGACCCGCTGGCCGGCGCCGGGCTGCCGATCTGGCTGCCGGCGGGCGCCGCCGCCCGGCACGCCGTCGAGGAGTACGTGCGGGAGCTGGAGCGCCGGGCCGGCTACCGGCACGTCTACTCGCCCCCACTGGGCAAACGGGAGCTGTTCGAGCTCTCGGGCCATCTCGGCTACTTCGCCGACGACATGTTCCCGCCCATGCGGCTGAGCGCCGACGACGAGTTCGTGCTGCGCCCCGCACTCTGCCCGCACCACGCGCTGGTCTTCCGCGCCCGGGGCCGCTCCTACCGGGAGCTGCCGCTGCGGGTCGCCGAGATCGGCGGGATGTACCGGGCGGAACGCTCGGGGGTGCTCGGCGGGCTGTCCCGGGTGCGCGCCATCTCGCTCAACGACGCGCACAACTTCTGCGCGCTGGAGCAGGTCGGCGACGAGGTGCGGGAGATCCTGCGGCTGATCCGCGAGGCGCACGCCGCGCTCGGCGTCCGGCCGGCGGGGTTCCGGCTGTCGCTGCGCGGGCCGGGAGAGAAGTACGTGGGCGACGACGCCGACTGGGCGCGGGCCGAGGAGCTGCTCCGCGTCGCGCTCGACGGGGTGGACTACCACGAGGGCCCCGGCGAGGCCGCCTTCTACGGCCCGAAGATCGACATTCAGATCGTCGACGCGGCCGGCCGGGAGTCGACCATCTCCACCATCCAGCTCGACTTCGACAAGCCGGAGCGGTTCGACCTGTCGTACACCGACGCGGACGGGCGCCGGAAGCGACCGGTCATGGTGCACCGGAGCCTGGTCGGCAGCATGGAGCGGCTGTTCGCGTACCTCATCGAGGTGCACGCGGGCGCCTTCCCGGCCTGGTACGCCCCGGTGCAGCTGGTGCTGCTCCCGGTCGACGACGGGCAGGCCGGCGAGGCCGTCGAGCTGGCCCGCCGGGCCGAGGCCGCCGGGCTGCGGGCCGAGGTCGACCTGGCCGGCTCGCTGGGGTCCCGGATCCGCGACGCGGCCCGCCGCCGGGTCCCGTACCTCGGGGTGATCGGCCCCCGGGAGGCGGCCGAGGGCGCGGTCTCGCTGCGCCTGCGCGACGGGCGCGGGCTCGACCCGATGCCGGTGGCCGACGCGCTGGCGCTGGTCGCCGGCGTGGTGGCCGCCCGCTCGGCCGACCTGCTCCCGCCGGCCTGA
- a CDS encoding MarR family winged helix-turn-helix transcriptional regulator, with the protein MGPLVRFPDALQHAPLGRLISIAGHIVEQHWGRYLAEHHGLTSAGMRVLLVLLRAGDSTHREMAERCFVRPATLTGIVDTLERDGFVARRREPHDRRSVQLSLTDKGREHALAIIDLIHSNRPLTSVDADPAKQAVIREFLTEIITSMSDGDLRRLNRNSESHTEDPSGSRPC; encoded by the coding sequence ATGGGACCGCTCGTCCGCTTCCCCGACGCCCTCCAGCACGCGCCGCTCGGCCGGCTCATCTCGATCGCCGGGCACATCGTGGAGCAGCACTGGGGTCGCTACCTCGCCGAACACCACGGGCTCACCTCCGCCGGCATGCGGGTGCTGCTCGTCCTGCTGCGGGCCGGCGACAGCACCCACCGGGAGATGGCCGAGCGGTGCTTCGTCCGGCCGGCCACCCTCACCGGCATCGTCGACACCCTGGAGCGCGACGGCTTCGTGGCCCGGCGGCGGGAGCCCCACGACCGGCGCAGCGTCCAGCTCAGCCTGACCGACAAGGGCCGGGAACACGCCCTCGCCATCATCGACCTGATCCACAGCAACCGACCCCTGACCTCGGTCGACGCGGACCCGGCGAAGCAGGCCGTGATCCGGGAGTTCCTCACGGAAATCATCACGAGCATGTCCGACGGGGACCTTCGCCGGTTGAACCGGAACAGCGAGTCCCACACCGAAGACCCATCCGGGAGCCGTCCGTGCTGA
- a CDS encoding acetyl/propionyl/methylcrotonyl-CoA carboxylase subunit alpha — protein sequence MRKVLIANRGEIAVRVIRACRDAGLASVAVYADSDRDALHATLADEAYALGGDTAADSYLRIDKLIDVAAKAGADAVHPGYGFLSENADFAQAVIDAGLTWIGPTPQAIRDLGDKVTARHIAQRAGAPLVPGTPDPVGNADEVMAFAVDHGLPVAIKAAFGGGGRGLKVARTMEEIPHLFESATREAVAAFGRGECFVERYLDQPRHVEAQVLADQHGNVIVVGTRDCSLQRRHQKLVEEAPAPFLTEAQRRQIHDSAKAICREAGYHGAGTVEYLVGADGTISFLEVNTRLQVEHPVTEETAGIDLVREQFRIADGEKLRFTEDPTPRGHAIEFRINGEDPGRNFLPAPGTITALRLPTGPGVRVDTGISAGDVIGGNFDSLLAKVIIVGETRTEALERARRALDEMVVEGMATALPFHRLVVRDEAFTAEPFTVHTRWIETGWNNTVPAFTAPAGAVEGPAERETVVVEVGGKRLEVTLPAGLGAGTAVAAPAGKKPARRGGGAKAGAAVGGDALTSPMQGTIVKIAVADGDTVAEGDLVVVLEAMKMEQPLHAHKAGTISGLSAEVGAVITAGAAICTIS from the coding sequence CACGCCACCCTCGCCGACGAGGCGTACGCCCTGGGCGGCGACACGGCGGCCGACAGCTACCTGCGCATCGACAAGCTCATCGACGTGGCCGCCAAGGCGGGCGCCGACGCGGTGCACCCCGGCTACGGCTTCCTCTCCGAGAACGCCGACTTCGCCCAGGCCGTCATCGACGCCGGGCTGACCTGGATCGGCCCCACCCCGCAGGCGATCCGCGACCTCGGCGACAAGGTGACCGCCCGGCACATCGCCCAGCGGGCCGGCGCGCCCCTGGTCCCCGGCACCCCGGACCCGGTGGGCAACGCCGACGAGGTGATGGCCTTCGCCGTCGACCACGGCCTGCCGGTCGCCATCAAGGCGGCCTTCGGCGGCGGCGGGCGCGGCCTCAAGGTGGCCCGCACCATGGAGGAGATCCCGCACCTGTTCGAGTCGGCCACCCGCGAGGCGGTCGCCGCGTTCGGCCGGGGCGAGTGCTTCGTCGAGCGCTACCTGGACCAGCCCCGCCACGTCGAGGCGCAGGTCCTGGCCGACCAGCACGGCAACGTGATCGTGGTGGGCACCCGCGACTGCTCGCTGCAGCGCCGGCACCAGAAGCTGGTCGAGGAGGCCCCGGCGCCGTTCCTCACCGAGGCCCAGCGCCGGCAGATCCACGACAGCGCCAAGGCAATCTGCCGGGAGGCCGGCTACCACGGCGCCGGCACGGTGGAATACCTGGTCGGCGCGGACGGCACCATCTCCTTCCTGGAGGTCAACACCCGGCTCCAGGTGGAGCACCCGGTGACCGAGGAGACGGCCGGCATCGACCTGGTCCGCGAGCAGTTCCGCATCGCCGACGGCGAGAAGCTGCGGTTCACCGAGGACCCGACCCCGCGCGGGCACGCGATCGAGTTCCGGATCAACGGTGAGGACCCGGGCCGCAACTTCCTGCCCGCCCCGGGCACCATCACGGCCCTGCGGCTGCCCACCGGCCCGGGCGTCCGGGTGGACACCGGCATCTCGGCCGGCGACGTGATCGGCGGCAACTTCGACTCGCTGCTGGCCAAGGTGATCATCGTCGGCGAGACCCGCACCGAGGCGCTGGAGCGGGCCCGCCGCGCCCTGGACGAGATGGTCGTCGAGGGCATGGCCACTGCGCTGCCCTTCCACCGCCTGGTGGTCCGCGACGAGGCGTTCACCGCCGAGCCGTTCACCGTGCACACCCGGTGGATCGAGACCGGGTGGAACAACACGGTCCCGGCCTTCACCGCCCCCGCCGGCGCCGTCGAGGGCCCGGCCGAGCGCGAGACCGTCGTGGTCGAGGTGGGCGGCAAGCGGCTGGAGGTCACCCTCCCGGCCGGTCTCGGCGCGGGTACGGCGGTCGCCGCGCCCGCCGGCAAGAAGCCGGCCCGCCGGGGCGGCGGCGCCAAGGCCGGCGCGGCGGTCGGCGGCGACGCGCTCACCTCGCCCATGCAGGGCACCATCGTCAAGATCGCCGTGGCGGACGGGGACACCGTCGCCGAGGGGGACCTCGTGGTGGTCCTGGAGGCGATGAAGATGGAGCAGCCGCTGCACGCCCACAAGGCCGGCACGATCAGCGGGCTGTCCGCCGAGGTCGGCGCGGTGATCACCGCCGGCGCCGCCATCTGCACCATCTCCTGA
- a CDS encoding ABC transporter ATP-binding protein — protein sequence MGAAMPAEKSMNFGPSARRLLGRLRPHRFSLAAIITLAVASVGASVIGPKILGHATDLIFAGVVGRQIPAGTTQEQAVAAARAAGNDNFADMLARMDIVPGAGIDFTALGRTITLALALYLGASLLMWWQGWLLNGVVQRTVLRLRADVEEKLNRLPLPYFDKQPRGELLSRVTNDIDNISQTLSQTLSQLLSALLTVVGVLAMMVWISPLLALVALVAVPLSVVVTQQIAKRSQRRFIAQWRHTGELNGLIEETYTGHELVKVFGRQREAQAAFAAKNEELFQASFGAQFISGIIMPAMMFVGNLSYVAIAVVGGLRVASGSMSLGDVQAFIQYSRQFTQPLTQIASMANLLQSGVASAERVFEVLDAEEQAPDRPAPPRVTGRVEFEHVSFRYDPDKPLIDDLSLVAEPGHTVAIVGPTGAGKTTLVNLIMRFYELDAGRITLDGVDISSLRRDELRGRIGMVLQDTWLFGGTIRDNIAYGRPTATEEEILAAARATFVDRFVRSLPDGYDTVIDEEGSNVSAGEKQLITIARAFLAEPSLLILDEATSSVDTRTEVLLQRAMAALRTERTSFVIAHRLSTIRDADLILMMDQGRIVEQGTHDELVAANGAYAELYRSQFTAAVVEEDAAAPLPVGGPPGRPGGPPGGPGGPPGGPGGPGGPPGKPAAAPAGR from the coding sequence ATGGGCGCCGCCATGCCGGCGGAGAAGTCGATGAACTTCGGGCCGTCCGCCCGCCGGCTGCTGGGCCGCCTCCGGCCGCACCGGTTCTCGCTGGCCGCCATCATCACCCTGGCGGTGGCCAGCGTCGGGGCGAGCGTGATCGGGCCGAAGATCCTCGGGCACGCCACCGACCTGATCTTCGCGGGAGTGGTGGGCCGGCAGATTCCCGCCGGCACCACCCAGGAGCAGGCGGTGGCGGCGGCCCGGGCCGCCGGCAACGACAACTTCGCCGACATGCTGGCCCGGATGGACATCGTGCCCGGCGCGGGCATCGACTTCACGGCGCTGGGCCGCACCATCACTCTGGCGCTCGCCCTCTACCTGGGCGCCAGCCTGCTGATGTGGTGGCAGGGCTGGCTGCTCAACGGGGTGGTGCAGCGCACCGTCCTGCGGCTGCGCGCCGATGTGGAGGAGAAGCTCAACCGGCTGCCGCTGCCCTACTTCGACAAGCAGCCCCGGGGCGAGCTGCTCAGCCGGGTCACCAACGACATCGACAACATCTCGCAGACCCTGTCGCAGACGCTCAGCCAACTGCTCAGCGCGCTGCTCACTGTGGTCGGCGTGCTGGCCATGATGGTGTGGATCTCGCCGCTGCTGGCCCTCGTCGCCCTGGTGGCGGTGCCGCTGTCGGTGGTCGTCACCCAGCAGATCGCCAAGCGGTCGCAGCGCCGGTTCATCGCGCAGTGGCGGCACACCGGTGAGCTGAACGGCCTCATCGAGGAGACGTACACCGGCCACGAGCTGGTCAAGGTCTTCGGCCGGCAGCGCGAGGCGCAGGCCGCCTTCGCGGCCAAGAACGAGGAACTGTTCCAGGCCAGCTTCGGGGCCCAGTTCATCTCCGGGATCATCATGCCGGCGATGATGTTCGTGGGGAACCTCAGCTACGTCGCGATCGCCGTGGTCGGCGGGCTCCGGGTGGCCTCCGGCTCGATGAGCCTGGGCGACGTGCAGGCGTTCATCCAGTACTCGCGGCAGTTCACCCAGCCGCTCACCCAGATCGCCTCGATGGCCAACCTGCTCCAGTCCGGGGTGGCCTCGGCCGAGCGGGTGTTCGAGGTGCTCGACGCCGAGGAGCAGGCCCCGGACCGGCCCGCGCCGCCCCGGGTCACCGGCCGGGTCGAGTTCGAGCACGTCAGCTTCCGCTACGACCCGGACAAGCCGCTGATCGACGACCTCTCGCTGGTGGCCGAGCCCGGTCACACGGTGGCCATCGTCGGCCCGACCGGCGCCGGCAAGACCACCCTGGTCAACCTGATCATGCGGTTCTACGAGCTGGACGCCGGCCGGATCACCCTGGACGGGGTGGACATCAGCTCGCTGCGCCGCGACGAGCTGCGCGGCCGGATCGGCATGGTGCTCCAGGACACGTGGCTCTTCGGCGGCACCATCCGGGACAACATCGCGTACGGGCGGCCGACCGCCACCGAGGAGGAGATCCTGGCCGCGGCCCGGGCCACCTTCGTGGACCGGTTCGTGCGCAGCCTCCCCGACGGCTACGACACCGTGATCGACGAGGAGGGCAGCAACGTCAGCGCCGGTGAGAAGCAGCTCATCACCATCGCCCGGGCGTTCCTCGCCGAACCGTCGCTGCTCATCCTCGACGAGGCGACCAGCTCGGTCGACACCCGCACCGAGGTGCTGCTCCAGCGGGCCATGGCGGCGCTGCGCACCGAGCGGACCAGCTTCGTCATCGCGCACCGGCTCTCCACCATCCGCGACGCCGACCTGATCCTCATGATGGACCAGGGCCGGATCGTCGAGCAGGGCACGCACGACGAACTGGTCGCCGCGAACGGCGCCTACGCCGAGCTCTACCGGTCGCAGTTCACCGCGGCGGTGGTCGAGGAGGACGCCGCCGCGCCGCTGCCGGTCGGCGGGCCGCCCGGACGGCCCGGCGGACCGCCCGGAGGGCCCGGCGGACCGCCCGGAGGGCCTGGAGGGCCCGGCGGGCCGCCCGGGAAGCCGGCGGCCGCGCCGGCCGGGCGCTGA
- a CDS encoding GuaB1 family IMP dehydrogenase-related protein yields the protein MRFLHGAVPAHDLTYNDVFMAPNRSEVGSRLDVDLASADGTGTTIPLVVSNMTAVAGRRMAETVARRGAVAVIPQDIPIEVVANVVAWVKQRHLVHDTAITLGPTDTVGDAIHLLPKRSHGAVIVVDEAGRPLGVVTEADTVGVDRFAQLRHVMSTELHTVPADADPRTGFDRLSAGRRRLAPVVDAEGRLVGVLTRSGALRATLYKPAVDDRGRLRVAAAVGINGDVTGKAAALLEAGVDTLVVDTAHGHQERMIAALRAVRKLDPGVPVAAGNVVTADGVRDLVEAGADIIKVGVGPGAMCTTRMMTGVGRPQFSAVLDCAAAARSLGRHVWADGGVRHPRDVALALAAGASNVMIGSWFAGTYESPGDLYTDADGRRYKESFGMASARAVSARTAEDSAFDRARKAIFEEGISSARMYLDPTRPGVEDLIDEIISGVRSAFTYAGARNLEEFHERALVGVQSTAGYTEGMPLPTSW from the coding sequence GTGCGGTTCCTTCATGGCGCGGTTCCCGCGCACGACCTGACCTACAACGACGTCTTCATGGCGCCCAACCGATCCGAGGTGGGCTCCCGGCTGGACGTCGACCTTGCCTCGGCCGACGGCACCGGCACCACCATCCCGCTGGTCGTGTCGAACATGACCGCGGTGGCCGGCCGGCGGATGGCCGAGACGGTGGCCCGGCGCGGGGCCGTCGCGGTGATCCCGCAGGACATCCCGATCGAGGTGGTGGCGAACGTCGTCGCCTGGGTCAAGCAGCGGCACCTGGTGCACGACACCGCCATCACGCTCGGCCCCACGGACACCGTGGGCGACGCCATCCACCTGCTGCCCAAGCGGTCGCACGGCGCGGTGATCGTGGTGGACGAGGCCGGTCGCCCGCTCGGCGTGGTCACCGAGGCGGACACGGTCGGGGTGGACCGCTTCGCCCAGCTCCGGCACGTCATGTCCACCGAGCTGCACACCGTGCCGGCGGACGCGGACCCGCGTACCGGCTTCGACCGGCTCTCGGCGGGCCGGCGGCGGCTCGCCCCGGTGGTGGACGCCGAGGGCCGCCTGGTCGGGGTGCTGACCCGGTCGGGCGCGCTGCGCGCCACGCTGTACAAGCCGGCGGTGGACGACCGGGGCCGGCTGCGCGTCGCCGCCGCGGTGGGCATCAACGGCGACGTGACCGGCAAGGCGGCCGCCCTGCTGGAGGCCGGGGTGGACACCCTCGTGGTGGACACCGCGCACGGGCACCAGGAGCGGATGATCGCGGCGCTGCGGGCGGTCCGCAAGCTCGACCCCGGGGTTCCGGTGGCGGCGGGCAACGTGGTCACCGCGGACGGCGTACGCGACCTCGTCGAGGCGGGCGCCGACATCATCAAGGTCGGCGTCGGGCCGGGCGCCATGTGCACCACCCGGATGATGACCGGCGTGGGCCGCCCGCAGTTCTCCGCGGTGCTCGACTGCGCCGCGGCGGCCCGCTCGCTGGGCCGGCACGTGTGGGCCGACGGCGGCGTACGCCACCCGCGGGACGTGGCGCTGGCGCTCGCGGCGGGCGCCTCGAACGTCATGATCGGCTCCTGGTTCGCCGGCACCTACGAGTCCCCCGGGGACCTCTACACCGATGCCGACGGCCGGCGCTACAAGGAGAGCTTCGGCATGGCCTCGGCCCGCGCGGTGAGCGCCCGGACCGCCGAGGACAGCGCGTTCGACCGGGCCCGCAAGGCGATCTTCGAGGAGGGCATCTCCTCGGCCCGGATGTATCTGGACCCGACCCGGCCCGGCGTCGAGGACCTGATCGACGAGATCATCTCCGGGGTGCGCAGCGCGTTCACCTACGCGGGCGCGCGCAACCTGGAGGAGTTCCACGAGCGGGCGCTGGTCGGCGTGCAGAGCACCGCCGGCTACACCGAGGGCATGCCGCTGCCGACGAGCTGGTGA
- a CDS encoding helix-turn-helix domain-containing protein, whose protein sequence is MTHEVNPRDVRARATKVDPTWDEPDRVARRAHLREQMLASVSGVQLAEIREQLGMTQTQLAEAAGLPPARISQIENGESSNLETLKAYVTGLGGHLDVVARVGDIQFDVA, encoded by the coding sequence ATGACCCACGAAGTGAACCCGCGCGACGTCCGAGCCAGGGCCACGAAGGTCGACCCGACCTGGGACGAGCCCGACCGCGTGGCTCGGCGCGCCCATCTGCGGGAGCAGATGCTCGCCTCGGTCAGCGGTGTGCAGCTCGCCGAGATCCGCGAGCAGTTGGGCATGACCCAGACTCAGCTGGCCGAGGCCGCGGGGCTGCCGCCCGCGCGAATCAGCCAGATCGAGAACGGGGAGAGCAGCAACCTGGAGACGCTGAAGGCCTACGTGACGGGCCTCGGCGGGCATCTCGACGTCGTCGCCCGGGTCGGAGACATCCAGTTCGACGTGGCCTGA
- a CDS encoding DedA family protein translates to MAELISDVASPTWAYALLLTLLVADAFVPVVPTQVVMITSGALTVYGGLSLPLTIAVGALGVFAGDLACYLLGRTAPTRRAPRHATPGRARRAAARVTRGLREPGPLVILLCRFVPGGRMAACFSAGRSRYPYRLFVLYEAAAAICWAAYGTLVGHLGGAALTESAWRLLLIGGAAAAGFAGAGWAMTVISARHSRTAGEATAMPLADARFPEHLIGLKEDQP, encoded by the coding sequence GTGGCCGAACTCATCTCTGACGTCGCGTCGCCCACCTGGGCGTACGCGCTGCTGCTCACCCTGCTGGTCGCCGACGCCTTCGTGCCGGTGGTGCCGACCCAGGTCGTCATGATCACCAGCGGGGCGCTGACCGTGTACGGCGGGCTCAGCCTGCCGCTGACCATCGCGGTCGGCGCGCTCGGCGTCTTCGCCGGCGACCTCGCCTGCTACCTGCTGGGGCGGACCGCCCCGACCCGCCGCGCGCCGCGACACGCGACCCCGGGACGGGCCCGGCGGGCCGCCGCCCGGGTCACCCGCGGGCTGCGCGAACCGGGGCCACTGGTGATCCTGCTCTGCCGGTTCGTGCCCGGGGGCCGGATGGCGGCCTGCTTCTCGGCCGGCCGCAGCCGGTACCCCTACCGCCTCTTCGTCCTCTACGAGGCCGCCGCGGCCATCTGCTGGGCCGCGTACGGGACGCTGGTCGGTCACCTCGGCGGGGCCGCGCTGACCGAGTCGGCGTGGCGGCTGCTGCTGATCGGCGGTGCCGCGGCGGCCGGGTTCGCGGGGGCGGGCTGGGCCATGACGGTGATCAGCGCCCGCCACTCCCGCACGGCGGGCGAGGCGACGGCCATGCCGCTGGCGGACGCACGATTTCCGGAACACCTCATCGGCCTGAAGGAAGACCAGCCATGA